One Paenibacillus sp. FSL H7-0737 DNA segment encodes these proteins:
- the phnW gene encoding 2-aminoethylphosphonate--pyruvate transaminase: MNNYKLLTPGPLTTTNTVKEQMLFDRCTWDQDYKNITQQIRSRLLDLARATNDEYTAVLMQGSGTFAVESVLTTAISADDKLLIITNGAYGERIVQMAQYIGLHYRVYSALYNEFPQEAELRGILKEDPAITHIAMVHCETTTGILNPLEMISQLAKAYDKTLIIDAMSSFGGIEIDVPGLEIDYLISSANKCIQGVPGFGFVIAKLDKLLTCKGNARSLSLDLYDQWKAMDADGKWRYTSPTHVVAAFSKAIEELIEEGGIPARAARYQNNNRILRERLARIGIEAYITDDKQSPIITTFLFPNETFSFEDFYEYVKEKGYVLYPGKLTEHDTFRIGNIGEIYEEDIQNLCNIIEAYMGGMTQ; the protein is encoded by the coding sequence ATGAACAACTATAAATTGCTGACACCCGGTCCATTGACAACTACTAACACGGTCAAAGAGCAAATGCTCTTTGACCGTTGTACTTGGGACCAGGACTATAAGAACATTACACAACAAATCAGATCCAGACTTCTGGATTTGGCAAGGGCAACGAACGATGAATATACGGCAGTTCTCATGCAGGGTAGTGGTACGTTTGCAGTGGAATCTGTGCTGACTACAGCGATTTCAGCGGATGATAAGCTTTTGATTATTACAAACGGTGCCTACGGAGAACGTATTGTGCAAATGGCGCAATATATCGGACTCCATTATCGTGTGTATAGTGCCCTATATAATGAATTCCCCCAAGAGGCAGAGCTTAGAGGGATTCTTAAAGAGGATCCAGCCATTACGCACATTGCGATGGTGCATTGCGAGACGACGACAGGGATTCTTAACCCGCTGGAGATGATCTCACAACTGGCAAAAGCCTACGATAAAACATTAATTATCGACGCGATGAGCAGCTTCGGTGGAATAGAGATTGATGTACCTGGGCTTGAAATTGACTATTTAATCAGCAGCGCCAATAAATGTATTCAGGGTGTTCCGGGATTTGGGTTTGTCATTGCAAAGCTGGATAAGCTGCTCACATGTAAAGGGAATGCACGTAGTCTATCACTTGATCTATACGATCAATGGAAGGCGATGGACGCGGATGGGAAATGGCGCTATACGTCTCCGACCCATGTAGTGGCTGCATTTTCGAAAGCGATTGAAGAACTGATCGAAGAAGGCGGCATTCCTGCAAGGGCAGCGAGATACCAGAATAATAACCGCATACTGAGAGAAAGACTTGCGAGAATAGGAATAGAGGCGTATATCACAGACGATAAGCAGTCTCCTATTATAACCACCTTTCTTTTTCCGAACGAGACATTCAGCTTTGAAGATTTCTATGAATATGTGAAAGAAAAAGGCTACGTCCTCTACCCAGGCAAATTAACGGAGCACGACACCTTCCGGATTGGGAATATTGGTGAGATTTACGAAGAAGATATTCAGAACTTATGTAATATTATCGAAGCATACATGGGAGGAATGACACAATGA